In the Oryza glaberrima chromosome 6, OglaRS2, whole genome shotgun sequence genome, one interval contains:
- the LOC127775910 gene encoding microtubule organizer protein 1 isoform X1 yields MAASSAAAGAGGEPQKQLLSIIRDFAAEKSHGERRVTDLKRRLDDVRAASDAAAAELEAAKRAREGAEQELRGGQVQVAIAAASIQALEATISHLQEEISKAGSDLDALKGKGDIERDEFISQMDQLNKKIRQFQQTVSVEFKRQKCSELPSGEGQHVRDMSEIEESEGILKDLIDKVNNADAELHVLEEEYKKDLLHHDEVRRELADTQAKRALMEAVMGETKQLQELGEYPFLGFVQKFSNPLHLVLFPVQIHQAFCKRRFFNGKQAGSRNGESARFACGGVAEAVRVPRLWSQQHGWVGGGGGGQLKMALAGWLLYIDKA; encoded by the exons ATGGctgcgtcgtcggcggcggccggggcgggcggcgagccCCAGAAGCAGCTCCTCTCCATCATCCGCGACTTCGCCGCCGAGAAGTCCCACGGCG AGCGGAGGGTGACGGACCTGAAGCGGCGGCTCGACGACGTGCGCGCCGCCtccgacgcggccgcggcggagctcGAGGCCGCCAAGCGCGCGCGGGAGGGCGCGGAGCAGGAGCTGCGCGGGGGCCAGGTGCaggtcgccatcgccgccgcgtccatcCAGGCGCTCgag GCGACGATCTCGCATCTCCAAGAGGAAATTTCGAAGGCGGGATCTGATCTGGACGCGCTTAAG GGCAAGGGAGACATTGAGAG GGATGAGTTCATCAGCCAGATGGATCAGTTAAACAAAAAGATAAG GCAGTTTCAACAAACAGTTTCTGTAGAGTTTAAAAGACAGAAGTGCTCTGAGCTGCCCTCAGGAGAAG GTCAACATGTCAGAGACATGAGCGAAATCGAGGAGTCAGAAGGTATTTTGAAAGATTTGATTGATAAGGTGAACAATGCTGATGCCGAGTTGCATGTCttagaagaagagtataaaAAAGATCTGCTCCATCATGATGAG GTTCGTCGGGAGTTGGCTGATACCCAAGCGAAGAGAGCTCTTATGGAGGCTGTGATGGGAGAGACAAAGCAGCTGCAGGAGCTTGGAGAATATCCTTTTCTTGGGTTCGTTCAGAAGTTTTCGAACCCACTACATCTAGTGCTATTCCCTGTGCAAATTCACCAAGCGTTTTGCAAAAGGCGTTTCTTTAACGGGAAGCAAGCGGGCAGCCGAAATGGAGAAAGCGCACGCTTCGCTTGCGGAGGAGTTGCAGAGGCGGTACGCGTGCCCAGGCTGTGGAGTCAACAACATGGTTGggttggaggaggcggcggcggccagctgaAGATGGCGCTCGCTGGTTGGTTGCTGTACATAGACAAAGCTTGA
- the LOC127775910 gene encoding microtubule organizer protein 1 isoform X2 has protein sequence MAASSAAAGAGGEPQKQLLSIIRDFAAEKSHGERRVTDLKRRLDDVRAASDAAAAELEAAKRAREGAEQELRGGQVQVAIAAASIQALEATISHLQEEISKAGSDLDALKGKGDIERDEFISQMDQLNKKIRQFQQTVSVEFKRQKCSELPSGEGQHVRDMSEIEESEGILKDLIDKVNNADAELHVLEEEYKKDLLHHDEVRRELADTQAKRALMEAVMGETKQLQELGERAAEMEKAHASLAEELQRRYACPGCGVNNMVGLEEAAAAS, from the exons ATGGctgcgtcgtcggcggcggccggggcgggcggcgagccCCAGAAGCAGCTCCTCTCCATCATCCGCGACTTCGCCGCCGAGAAGTCCCACGGCG AGCGGAGGGTGACGGACCTGAAGCGGCGGCTCGACGACGTGCGCGCCGCCtccgacgcggccgcggcggagctcGAGGCCGCCAAGCGCGCGCGGGAGGGCGCGGAGCAGGAGCTGCGCGGGGGCCAGGTGCaggtcgccatcgccgccgcgtccatcCAGGCGCTCgag GCGACGATCTCGCATCTCCAAGAGGAAATTTCGAAGGCGGGATCTGATCTGGACGCGCTTAAG GGCAAGGGAGACATTGAGAG GGATGAGTTCATCAGCCAGATGGATCAGTTAAACAAAAAGATAAG GCAGTTTCAACAAACAGTTTCTGTAGAGTTTAAAAGACAGAAGTGCTCTGAGCTGCCCTCAGGAGAAG GTCAACATGTCAGAGACATGAGCGAAATCGAGGAGTCAGAAGGTATTTTGAAAGATTTGATTGATAAGGTGAACAATGCTGATGCCGAGTTGCATGTCttagaagaagagtataaaAAAGATCTGCTCCATCATGATGAG GTTCGTCGGGAGTTGGCTGATACCCAAGCGAAGAGAGCTCTTATGGAGGCTGTGATGGGAGAGACAAAGCAGCTGCAGGAGCTTGGAGA GCGGGCAGCCGAAATGGAGAAAGCGCACGCTTCGCTTGCGGAGGAGTTGCAGAGGCGGTACGCGTGCCCAGGCTGTGGAGTCAACAACATGGTTGggttggaggaggcggcggcggccagctga
- the LOC127776017 gene encoding anthranilate O-methyltransferase 2-like: MKMEHDFHMATGEAEDNYANNSRLQRKALLKTKPVLDKAVRQVCMALHPRAMIVADLGCSVGANTLLFVSDVINTVADAQHHDELRCHPMELQFFLNDLSGNDFNQVFKSVKQFTKSIAASHPKGVALPPFYISGLPGSYYTRLFPCQSVHLFHSSYCLHWRSQMIKDMDEKMSDINGGNIYIAKSTPPSVVKMFQDQFQKDMSLFLKLRHQELVPGGQMLLTFLGRKKEGVLDGDLSHLCALLAEALQALVTEGLVEREKLESFNLPLYGPSIDEVKAVIALNKLFGIDHIQLFESNWDPYDDMENDGMCSSPQHGVNVAKSIRAVFEPLLASHFGECILDELFQRYARNVERHLAEDNTKYSVIVLLLNRKV, translated from the exons ATGAAGATGGAGCATGACTTCCATATGGCAACAGGGGAAGCAGAGGATAACTATGCAAACAACTCTAGGCTTCAG CGAAAGGCTTTGCTCAAGACCAAGCCGGTGCTTGACAAGGCTGTGAGACAGGTGTGCATGGCTCTCCATCCTCGAGCTATGATAGTTGCTGACCTAGGCTGTTCTGTCGGTGCAAACACTCTCCTCTTCGTCTCCGATGTGATCAACACGGTAGCTGATGCTCAGCACCATGATGAGCTCAGGTGCCATCCCATGGAACTCCAGTTCTTCCTGAATGATCTGTCTGGCAATGATTTCAATCAGGTGTTCAAGTCAGTTAAACAGTTTACTAAGTCGATCGCAGCATCTCATCCCAAGGGAGTAGCACTGCCTCCATTCTATATCTCTGGGCTACCAGGCTCCTACTACACCAGGCTTTTCCCTTGCCAAAGTGTTCACCTTTTCCATTCCTCGTACTGCCTCCATTGGCGTTCTCAG ATGATCAAGGACATGGATGAAAAGATGTCAGACATAAATGGAGGGAACATTTACATTGCCAAGAGCACGCCACCATCGGTGGTGAAAATGTTCCAAGATCAGTTTCAGAAGGACATGTCCCTTTTCCTCAAGCTGCGACATCAGGAACTAGTGCCTGGTGGGCAGATGCTGCTCACATTCCTTGGAAGGAAGAAAGAGGGCGTCTTGGATGGAGATTTGAGCCATCTATGTGCATTGCTTGCAGAAGCTTTACAAGCCCTTGTTACTGAG GGCCTTGTGGAGAGGGAAAAGCTGGAGTCATTCAACCTACCACTGTATGGGCCATCCATTGATGAAGTAAAAGCAGTGATCGCATTGAACAAGCTCTTTGGCATTGACCATATCCAGCTCTTTGAGTCAAACTGGGATCCGTATGATGACATGGAAAATGATGGCATGTGCAGCAGCCCTCAGCATGGGGTGAATGTTGCCAAGAGCATCAGAGCAGTGTTCGAGCCCTTGCTGGCAAGCCATTTCGGAGAATGTATACTCGACGAGCTCTTTCAGAGGTATGCACGGAATGTAGAGAGGCACCTTGCGGAGGACAATACAAAGTACTCGGTCATAGTCTTGTTGTTGAACCGAAAAGTATAG
- the LOC127777132 gene encoding uncharacterized protein LOC127777132 isoform X1, translating into MARPPSPSPVVPVKREPDGATAAVSDAYTPRPPLRKRRRLPATPTQPLLLTPQAMSSTRDSFAGERSGLAPASVPTSVKRELGADGDGDGDGDRDARGKAVSVAEGNLQPRKTALAELPTLLANRRRLDRLLHELVRSHRWGDAAGVISALVSGTRHPESFDEMRSVFAVGMEIHRRLAENSGIQQNTRSRYYLRTQKLYDVWMRRLMWLPTCERKYMVKLELALFYLSQGCIDSAYNTTKTLIAKDGLKTPIVNLIHGLISYDNWYSGLPEDMQLEEFDAYRESRTVSMATHHCDENGQQDTSDDNCSIDADSSSPGCSSKSSINNWNIDKQRKFPEKPGFVHSAREDDSVGSQVDEKMVDTDFRSVFFNTANSPTCGLEKSLLPLRLKHSDGTPNDCFDSYWKYKSTPNAFYEDAEKCLRVALYSTPPIMAALLPLIQILLLGDKLKDALAELEKICHSSTTALPFRFLRLRGRLLEYFDQNQVSIISSCYAEALRRDPTCTYSMERLTRLHRKGYYNTIELLEAIALHLDSVNGKPCVWEELVSCFLRLFSEWTTDYGDCMSCNVQGDATFTASSKFSCVFFEQNTRETWKVRCTWWMNRHFSQSICTSETLTGDCKLLASKAACACHLFGPEFEYVEAVESYLSGQKADDEIAFLSRNMQNSVRLLQTLEGLTS; encoded by the exons atGGCGCGGCCGCCGTCTCCCTCACCGGTCGTCCCCGTCAAGCGAGAGCCCGACGGAGCCACCGCCGCGGTCTCGGATGCCTACACGCCCCGCCCACCGCTGCGGAAGAGGCGCCGCCTCCCGGCCACCCCGACCCAGCCCCTCCTCCTCACGCCGCAGGCCATGAGCTCGACGCGCGACTCCTTCGCGGGGGAGCGGAGCGGGCTGGCTCCGGCGTCCGTGCCCACCTCCGTGAAGCGCGAACTCGGcgccgacggtgacggcgatggcgacggcgaccgggaCGCCCGCGGGAAGGCGGTCAGCGTGGCGGAGGGCAACCTCCAGCCCCGGAAAACCGCGCTGGCGGAGCTCCCCACCCTCTTggccaaccgccgccgcctcgaccgcCTCCTCCACGAGCTCGTCCGCTCGCACCGCTGgggcgacgcggccggcgtCATCTCCGCGCTCGTCTCCGGCACCCGGCACCCCGAATCCTTCGATGAGATGCGCAGCGTGTTCGCG GTCGGGATGGAGATCCATAGGCGGCTCGCTGAGAACAGCGGCATCCAACAGAACACCAGGAGTCGCTACTACCTCAGGACGCAAAAGTTGTACGATGTTTGGATGCGGAGGCTAATGTGGTTACCCACTTGTGAAAGA AAATACATGGTTAAACTCGAGCTAGCTCTTTTTTATCTTTCACAAGGTTGTATCGACAGCGCATACAACACAACAAAAAC tcTTATTGCTAAGGATGGACTAAAGACACCAATTGTAAATCTTATACATGGTCTGATATCATATGATAATTGGTATTCTGGCCTCCCTGAAGATATGCAACTTGAGGAGTTTGATGCTTACCGTGAATCACGCACAGTTTCAATGGCAACACATCACTGTGATGAAAATGGTCAGCAGGATACTTCAGATGATAATTGCAGCATTGATGCTGATTCCAGTTCTCCTGGTTGCTCTTCAAAAAGTTCAATCAATAATTGGAACATAGACAAGCAAAGAAAGTTTCCTGAGAAACCTGGTTTTGTTCATTCTGCACGGGAAGATGATTCAGTTGGATCACAGGTGGACGAGAAAATGGTTGATACAGATTTTCGAAGCGTGTTTTTCAATACCGCCAACAGTCCTACTTGTG GATTGGAAAAAAGCTTGTTGCCATTACGGCTAAAGCATTCTGATGGGACTCCAAATGATTGCTTTGATTCATATTGGAAGTACAAGTCAACACCTAATGCTTTCTATGAAGACGCAGAGAAATGTCTAAGGGTGGCTCTTTATTCAACACCACCAATAATGGCAGCCTTACTGCCATTAATACAG ATTCTCTTGCTTGGTGATAAATTGAAAGATGCACTTGCTGAGCTTGAGAAGATCTGCCACAGTTCAACTACAGCGCTTCCTTTCAGGTTTTTAAG ATTGAGAGGTAGATTGCTGGAGTATTTTGACCAAAACCAAGTATCAATTATTTCTTCTTGCTATGCTGAAGCTTTGAGAAGAGATCCTACATGTACCTACTCAATGGAGAGGCTAACCAGACTGCATAGAAAAG GCTATTATAATACAATCGAACTACTTGAGGCAATAGCTTTACATCTAGATTCTGTCAATGGGAAACCTTGCGTCTGGGAGGAGCTTGTATCATGCTTCCTTCGGCTCTTTTCTGAGTGGACTACTGATTACGGGGATTGCATGTCATGTAACGTGCAAGGAGATGCAACCTTCACTGCTTCTAGTAAATTTTCCTGCGTCTTTTTTGAGCAAAATACAAGAGAAACATGGAAGGTCCGGTGCACATGGTGGATGAACCGCCATTTCAGCCAAAGTATTTGTACATCGGAAACCCTAACAG GTGATTGCAAACTCCTCGCTTCCAAGGCTGCTTGTGCCTGTCACTTGTTTGGACCCGAGTTCGAGTACGTCGAAGCCGTTGAGAGTTATCTTTCCGGGCAAAAAGCTGATGACGAGATTGCATTCTTATCTAGAAATATGCAGAACTCTGTAAGACTATTACAAACGTTGGAGGGGCTAACTTCATGA
- the LOC127777132 gene encoding uncharacterized protein LOC127777132 isoform X2: protein MARPPSPSPVVPVKREPDGATAAVSDAYTPRPPLRKRRRLPATPTQPLLLTPQAMSSTRDSFAGERSGLAPASVPTSVKRELGADGDGDGDGDRDARGKAVSVAEGNLQPRKTALAELPTLLANRRRLDRLLHELVRSHRWGDAAGVISALVSGTRHPESFDEMRSVFAVGMEIHRRLAENSGIQQNTRSRYYLRTQKLYDVWMRRLMWLPTCERKYMVKLELALFYLSQGCIDSAYNTTKTLIAKDGLKTPIVNLIHGLISYDNWYSGLPEDMQLEEFDAYRESRTVSMATHHCDENGQQDTSDDNCSIDADSSSPGCSSKSSINNWNIDKQRKFPEKPGFVHSAREDDSVGSQVDEKMVDTDFRSVFFNTANSPTCGLEKSLLPLRLKHSDGTPNDCFDSYWKYKSTPNAFYEDAEKCLRVALYSTPPIMAALLPLIQILLLGDKLKDALAELEKICHSSTTALPFRLRGRLLEYFDQNQVSIISSCYAEALRRDPTCTYSMERLTRLHRKGYYNTIELLEAIALHLDSVNGKPCVWEELVSCFLRLFSEWTTDYGDCMSCNVQGDATFTASSKFSCVFFEQNTRETWKVRCTWWMNRHFSQSICTSETLTGDCKLLASKAACACHLFGPEFEYVEAVESYLSGQKADDEIAFLSRNMQNSVRLLQTLEGLTS from the exons atGGCGCGGCCGCCGTCTCCCTCACCGGTCGTCCCCGTCAAGCGAGAGCCCGACGGAGCCACCGCCGCGGTCTCGGATGCCTACACGCCCCGCCCACCGCTGCGGAAGAGGCGCCGCCTCCCGGCCACCCCGACCCAGCCCCTCCTCCTCACGCCGCAGGCCATGAGCTCGACGCGCGACTCCTTCGCGGGGGAGCGGAGCGGGCTGGCTCCGGCGTCCGTGCCCACCTCCGTGAAGCGCGAACTCGGcgccgacggtgacggcgatggcgacggcgaccgggaCGCCCGCGGGAAGGCGGTCAGCGTGGCGGAGGGCAACCTCCAGCCCCGGAAAACCGCGCTGGCGGAGCTCCCCACCCTCTTggccaaccgccgccgcctcgaccgcCTCCTCCACGAGCTCGTCCGCTCGCACCGCTGgggcgacgcggccggcgtCATCTCCGCGCTCGTCTCCGGCACCCGGCACCCCGAATCCTTCGATGAGATGCGCAGCGTGTTCGCG GTCGGGATGGAGATCCATAGGCGGCTCGCTGAGAACAGCGGCATCCAACAGAACACCAGGAGTCGCTACTACCTCAGGACGCAAAAGTTGTACGATGTTTGGATGCGGAGGCTAATGTGGTTACCCACTTGTGAAAGA AAATACATGGTTAAACTCGAGCTAGCTCTTTTTTATCTTTCACAAGGTTGTATCGACAGCGCATACAACACAACAAAAAC tcTTATTGCTAAGGATGGACTAAAGACACCAATTGTAAATCTTATACATGGTCTGATATCATATGATAATTGGTATTCTGGCCTCCCTGAAGATATGCAACTTGAGGAGTTTGATGCTTACCGTGAATCACGCACAGTTTCAATGGCAACACATCACTGTGATGAAAATGGTCAGCAGGATACTTCAGATGATAATTGCAGCATTGATGCTGATTCCAGTTCTCCTGGTTGCTCTTCAAAAAGTTCAATCAATAATTGGAACATAGACAAGCAAAGAAAGTTTCCTGAGAAACCTGGTTTTGTTCATTCTGCACGGGAAGATGATTCAGTTGGATCACAGGTGGACGAGAAAATGGTTGATACAGATTTTCGAAGCGTGTTTTTCAATACCGCCAACAGTCCTACTTGTG GATTGGAAAAAAGCTTGTTGCCATTACGGCTAAAGCATTCTGATGGGACTCCAAATGATTGCTTTGATTCATATTGGAAGTACAAGTCAACACCTAATGCTTTCTATGAAGACGCAGAGAAATGTCTAAGGGTGGCTCTTTATTCAACACCACCAATAATGGCAGCCTTACTGCCATTAATACAG ATTCTCTTGCTTGGTGATAAATTGAAAGATGCACTTGCTGAGCTTGAGAAGATCTGCCACAGTTCAACTACAGCGCTTCCTTTCAG ATTGAGAGGTAGATTGCTGGAGTATTTTGACCAAAACCAAGTATCAATTATTTCTTCTTGCTATGCTGAAGCTTTGAGAAGAGATCCTACATGTACCTACTCAATGGAGAGGCTAACCAGACTGCATAGAAAAG GCTATTATAATACAATCGAACTACTTGAGGCAATAGCTTTACATCTAGATTCTGTCAATGGGAAACCTTGCGTCTGGGAGGAGCTTGTATCATGCTTCCTTCGGCTCTTTTCTGAGTGGACTACTGATTACGGGGATTGCATGTCATGTAACGTGCAAGGAGATGCAACCTTCACTGCTTCTAGTAAATTTTCCTGCGTCTTTTTTGAGCAAAATACAAGAGAAACATGGAAGGTCCGGTGCACATGGTGGATGAACCGCCATTTCAGCCAAAGTATTTGTACATCGGAAACCCTAACAG GTGATTGCAAACTCCTCGCTTCCAAGGCTGCTTGTGCCTGTCACTTGTTTGGACCCGAGTTCGAGTACGTCGAAGCCGTTGAGAGTTATCTTTCCGGGCAAAAAGCTGATGACGAGATTGCATTCTTATCTAGAAATATGCAGAACTCTGTAAGACTATTACAAACGTTGGAGGGGCTAACTTCATGA